A genomic stretch from Aedes albopictus strain Foshan chromosome 2, AalbF5, whole genome shotgun sequence includes:
- the LOC109413993 gene encoding vacuolar protein sorting-associated protein 29, with translation MLVLVLGDLHIPQRCSSLPAKFKKLLVPGRIHHILCTGNLCSKESFDYLKTLANDVHIVRGDFDENMNYPEQKVVTVGQFRVGLTHGHQVVPWGDPEALALIQRQLDVDILISGHTHKFEAYEHENKFYINPGSATGSYSALDSAVIPSFVLMDIQSTTVVTYVYQLVGDDVKVERIEYKKN, from the coding sequence ATGCTGGTGCTAGTGTTGGGCGATCTACACATTCCGCAGCGATGCAGTAGTTTGCCGGCCAAATTCAAGAAGCTACTCGTTCCGGGCCGAATCCATCACATCCTGTGCACCGGAAACCTGTGCAGCAAGGAGTCATTCGACTATCTGAAAACATTGGCCAACGATGTGCACATCGTGCGGGGCGACTTCGACGAAAACATGAACTATCCGGAGCAGAAGGTCGTAACGGTGGGCCAGTTCCGGGTGGGGTTGACTCACGGCCATCAGGTGGTTCCGTGGGGCGATCCGGAAGCCTTAGCTCTGATCCAGCGGCAGTTGGATGTGGATATACTGATCTCCGGGCATACCCACAAGTTCGAGGCGTACGAACACGAGAACAAGTTCTACATCAATCCGGGTTCGGCCACGGGGTCTTACTCGGCTCTGGACTCGGCCGTAATTCCTTCTTTCGTTTTGATGGACATTCAGAGCACGACGGTCGTCACGTACGTCTATCAGCTCGTTGGGGACGATGTCAAGGTGGAGCGGATTGAGTATAAGAAAAATTGA